In the genome of Salisaeta longa DSM 21114, one region contains:
- a CDS encoding Eco57I restriction-modification methylase domain-containing protein has protein sequence MDRSTDAPTGMRKAQLDEAERRHLEGVVGRLRKRAEETVAHWIKAELNLAKEDGDVDAVDPDLWDLRERVRAAIERERAGGRSWAKARDLYIKGVGYTLVNRLAALRCMEVRGFVDRSPTRFREDGVTPAADVMIDEYFLPREAGIWTAFLVACRERSEEIELLFDLTGPYSLLYGDLAAWDGTPDELAWTGALQASLVELLQDLGALLDEVDDAVWRADDVLGWVYEYYNMPDLDAVRKKARGKGLDPEDVPVANQFYTPHWVVRMLTDNSLGKLFLEHEGTLQETIQNQAARFTPEERKTRDASAAASVEELCTYLVATEEEGEATDFEHPREIRVFDPACGSGHFLLYAFDVLERIWWAMAPEVDRADVPTKILRHNLFGVDLDLRACQLAAFNLYLKARGRAEEHEADNFEMPPVGIVCADAHVADLDRSHQVFDEVAAGDDALRDALGSILTAFEQVEGLGSLLDVKGTLAELVDEVDGQLDIFGDADAITLPELLGRLHETVAEHTNGASFRAKDLRSFLRLLVILSQDYDVALMNPPYGRGGRMPDAVQDYVEDHYAYGTQYYINFFELNERLSKSHGRIGMLVPKSFMYKTSYSAFRENFVSGEGAFEFLADFGKGILDKAAVSTAGTIVNLSQAQDQEASGRFFRLHDVEKE, from the coding sequence GTGGGCCGGCTTCGGAAACGGGCAGAGGAGACCGTCGCCCACTGGATCAAGGCCGAGCTCAACCTGGCGAAGGAAGACGGGGACGTGGACGCGGTGGACCCGGACCTGTGGGACTTGCGCGAGCGGGTGCGGGCGGCCATCGAGCGCGAGCGGGCCGGCGGGCGGTCCTGGGCGAAGGCGCGCGACCTGTACATCAAGGGCGTGGGCTACACGCTCGTGAACCGCCTCGCCGCGCTCCGCTGCATGGAGGTGCGCGGCTTCGTGGACCGCAGCCCAACGCGCTTCCGGGAGGACGGCGTGACGCCGGCGGCGGACGTGATGATTGACGAGTACTTTCTGCCGCGGGAGGCCGGGATCTGGACGGCGTTTCTGGTGGCGTGCCGGGAGCGGAGCGAGGAGATCGAGCTGCTCTTTGACCTGACAGGCCCGTACAGCCTGCTCTACGGCGACCTCGCCGCGTGGGATGGCACGCCCGACGAGCTGGCGTGGACGGGCGCGCTGCAGGCAAGCCTCGTGGAACTCTTGCAGGACCTCGGCGCGCTGCTCGATGAGGTGGACGATGCCGTGTGGCGGGCCGATGATGTGCTGGGCTGGGTGTACGAGTATTACAACATGCCGGACCTCGACGCTGTGCGCAAGAAGGCGCGGGGGAAGGGTCTGGATCCGGAGGACGTGCCGGTTGCCAACCAGTTCTATACGCCACACTGGGTCGTGCGGATGCTGACCGACAACAGCCTCGGAAAGCTGTTTTTAGAGCACGAAGGCACGCTGCAAGAGACGATCCAGAACCAGGCCGCACGCTTCACACCTGAGGAGCGGAAGACCCGCGACGCGAGTGCGGCTGCGTCCGTCGAAGAGCTGTGTACGTACCTCGTGGCCACCGAGGAGGAGGGTGAGGCGACCGACTTCGAGCATCCCCGCGAGATCCGCGTGTTCGATCCGGCGTGCGGCAGCGGGCACTTTCTGCTCTACGCCTTCGATGTGCTGGAGCGCATCTGGTGGGCAATGGCGCCGGAGGTAGACCGCGCGGACGTTCCCACCAAGATCCTGCGGCACAACCTGTTTGGCGTGGACCTCGACCTGCGGGCGTGCCAGTTGGCGGCGTTTAATCTGTACCTGAAAGCCCGAGGTCGCGCTGAGGAGCACGAGGCGGACAACTTCGAAATGCCGCCCGTGGGCATTGTTTGTGCCGACGCGCACGTAGCCGACCTTGACCGGTCGCATCAGGTGTTCGATGAGGTGGCGGCTGGGGATGACGCGTTGCGCGATGCACTGGGCAGCATTCTCACGGCGTTCGAACAGGTGGAGGGCTTAGGGAGCCTGCTCGATGTGAAAGGCACGCTGGCCGAACTGGTGGATGAGGTTGATGGGCAACTGGACATCTTTGGGGATGCCGATGCGATTACGCTGCCTGAGTTGCTTGGCCGACTGCATGAGACCGTAGCCGAGCACACCAATGGCGCATCGTTTCGGGCAAAGGACCTGCGGAGCTTCTTGCGGCTACTTGTCATCCTCTCGCAAGATTACGACGTGGCCCTCATGAATCCGCCGTACGGCCGTGGCGGACGAATGCCGGATGCTGTGCAAGACTACGTGGAAGACCACTACGCGTACGGCACGCAGTACTATATCAACTTTTTCGAGCTGAACGAGCGACTGTCGAAATCGCATGGTCGTATCGGGATGCTGGTGCCGAAGTCGTTCATGTACAAAACGTCGTACAGCGCTTTCCGAGAGAATTTCGTGAGTGGCGAGGGCGCATTTGAGTTTCTGGCAGACTTCGGAAAGGGCATTTTGGATAAGGCCGCTGTGTCTACGGCCGGGACCATTGTGAATCTCAGCCAAGCGCAGGATCAAGAGGCTTCAGGCCGCTTCTTCCGGCTGCACGATGTGGAAAAGGAA